A stretch of the Candidatus Dependentiae bacterium genome encodes the following:
- the mraY gene encoding phospho-N-acetylmuramoyl-pentapeptide-transferase, with the protein MLYHISLHLKQCAPFFNVFHYISVRAVTSLLTALIFSFIFGDWFIAMSKRFFRSKAREWTPENHRKKDDMPTMGGLFILMVVVGSVLVWCNLADVRIWIFLWCLLGFGAIGFWDDWNKIQKKKGISAALKFNLQCFVAGVTGLLLYATQVVDTTIVFPFFKNLQPDIGLLFIPWVMFILVGTSNAVNLTDGLDGLAIGALVQNFATFSLVCYLAGHAVIASYLHIPFAGCAELTVLGSILVGASLGFLWYNTYPAQIFMGDVGALALGGGLALMAIMAKQEMLLPIAGGLFMLETVSVMLQVLSYRYLGRRLFRMAPIHHHFELLGWPEAKITVRFGIISLILCLLAIVTLKLR; encoded by the coding sequence GTGTTATACCATATATCGCTACATCTCAAGCAATGTGCCCCATTTTTTAACGTATTTCATTATATCAGTGTGCGGGCAGTTACCTCTCTTCTAACCGCCCTTATCTTCTCCTTTATCTTTGGCGATTGGTTTATTGCTATGTCCAAGAGATTTTTTAGGTCTAAGGCTCGTGAGTGGACCCCAGAAAACCACAGAAAAAAGGACGATATGCCAACCATGGGTGGGCTCTTTATTCTGATGGTGGTCGTGGGCAGTGTCCTTGTATGGTGCAATTTGGCCGATGTTCGCATCTGGATATTTTTATGGTGTTTGCTTGGCTTTGGCGCCATAGGTTTCTGGGACGATTGGAACAAGATTCAGAAGAAAAAGGGCATTTCGGCCGCACTGAAATTTAACCTGCAATGTTTTGTGGCGGGGGTGACCGGGTTGCTTTTGTATGCTACCCAGGTGGTTGATACCACGATAGTATTTCCCTTCTTTAAAAATCTACAACCTGATATTGGGTTGCTGTTTATTCCTTGGGTTATGTTTATCTTGGTAGGAACCAGTAACGCAGTCAACCTGACCGATGGTCTTGATGGTCTTGCCATTGGGGCATTGGTGCAAAACTTTGCTACGTTTTCTTTGGTTTGTTACTTGGCTGGGCACGCCGTGATTGCTTCTTATTTGCATATTCCTTTTGCCGGTTGCGCAGAACTGACCGTTCTTGGTTCTATTCTTGTCGGCGCATCGCTAGGCTTTTTATGGTATAACACCTATCCAGCCCAAATTTTTATGGGTGACGTTGGCGCATTAGCCCTTGGTGGTGGTTTAGCGTTGATGGCAATCATGGCAAAGCAAGAGATGCTACTGCCTATTGCTGGCGGGCTCTTTATGCTCGAAACCGTATCAGTGATGTTGCAAGTTCTGTCATATCGTTACTTGGGACGACGCCTTTTTAGAATGGCGCCGATTCACCATCATTTTGAATTGCTTGGTTGGCCTGAAGCAAAAATTACTGTGCGCTTTGGCATCATTTCTTTAATTCTTTGCTTGCTTGCTATTGTGACATTAAAGTTGCGATAG
- a CDS encoding ankyrin repeat domain-containing protein — protein MRKLILVFVVVIVSLHNNVTTSMAFDLNTGLLQLAVVGTVCHGLIHCFRDSRLTRAACNGDAEKVSMLVEQGHDVDGVGVDGMTPLMHAARHGHADCMRVLIGARANINNTDNVDWTALMHASYEQRIDCIDVLSRAGANMNSRDDHRNTALMQATYMNNIKSTEALLKAGAYVDSCDADGFTPLMCAVRGRRVQLAHTLLSYGASMYVRNALG, from the coding sequence ATGCGCAAACTAATTCTTGTTTTTGTCGTAGTCATAGTAAGTCTCCATAATAATGTTACTACTTCAATGGCGTTTGACTTGAACACTGGTTTGTTGCAACTGGCTGTTGTTGGTACCGTGTGTCATGGGTTAATTCATTGTTTTAGAGATAGCCGTTTAACAAGGGCGGCTTGCAATGGTGATGCAGAAAAAGTTTCCATGTTGGTTGAACAGGGTCACGATGTAGATGGCGTTGGTGTTGATGGTATGACGCCCTTAATGCATGCAGCTAGACATGGACATGCTGATTGCATGCGGGTGCTGATAGGCGCTCGAGCGAATATTAACAATACTGATAATGTCGATTGGACAGCGCTTATGCATGCCAGTTATGAGCAGCGCATTGACTGTATAGATGTGCTATCAAGAGCTGGGGCCAACATGAATAGTCGAGACGATCATCGAAATACTGCACTTATGCAAGCGACTTATATGAACAATATAAAGAGTACAGAAGCATTACTTAAAGCTGGCGCATATGTAGATTCCTGTGACGCAGATGGTTTTACTCCCCTTATGTGTGCTGTTCGTGGGAGGCGTGTGCAACTGGCACATACTTTACTTTCATATGGTGCATCCATGTATGTGAGGAATGCATTGGGTTAA
- the alr gene encoding alanine racemase, which produces MNLTQFTTNRTAITPDQQYVHAATWLEINQQALEHNIQSYKAVIGSALLAPVIKSNAYGHGIEQVAKILDNHEAIGMICVVSLSEALTLRTLGIQKPLLVLSIIDADIKKTALHNITLVVYTIAMAEAMNNVGKEYNKKMSVHVKIDTGLARLGVPIDTALEFITTLSRMPYIHIEGIFTHFANSENKDQTYMTLQLSRFVHVLNSLEHHNIHIPYCHAASSAGITGNLNSHFNMARAGIGIYGLWPSLSNKERAQKLHPDFTLKPVLSWKTTIIQIKEIPAESYVGYDLTYQTKEATRIAVLPVGYWDGLSRKLSNKGVILVHNKQAPIIGRVAMNLTCINITGIDASIGDEVTLLGAGISADDLAAQCDTINYEITTRINPLLPRIIKL; this is translated from the coding sequence ATGAACCTTACACAATTCACAACAAACCGCACAGCAATTACTCCTGACCAACAATACGTTCATGCAGCAACATGGTTAGAAATTAATCAACAAGCGCTCGAACATAACATACAGAGTTATAAAGCTGTTATAGGTTCTGCGTTGCTTGCACCCGTGATTAAAAGTAATGCGTATGGCCACGGCATAGAACAGGTTGCTAAAATTCTTGATAATCACGAAGCTATTGGCATGATTTGTGTTGTAAGCTTGTCAGAAGCTCTCACGCTGCGCACCCTCGGCATACAAAAACCATTACTCGTACTAAGTATCATTGATGCTGATATAAAAAAAACCGCTCTCCACAACATCACCCTCGTTGTGTATACCATTGCTATGGCTGAAGCAATGAATAACGTTGGTAAAGAATATAATAAAAAAATGTCAGTGCATGTGAAAATTGATACGGGACTTGCTCGCCTTGGCGTGCCAATAGACACTGCCTTGGAATTTATTACCACACTCTCGCGCATGCCATACATTCACATCGAAGGCATCTTCACTCACTTTGCTAACTCAGAGAATAAAGACCAAACCTATATGACCCTGCAGCTTTCTCGATTTGTACACGTGTTAAATTCTCTTGAGCACCACAATATCCACATTCCGTATTGCCACGCAGCATCATCTGCTGGCATCACCGGAAATCTCAACAGTCACTTTAACATGGCACGGGCTGGCATTGGCATCTACGGCTTATGGCCATCACTAAGTAATAAAGAACGCGCACAAAAATTGCATCCAGATTTTACATTAAAACCAGTACTGTCGTGGAAAACAACGATCATTCAAATTAAAGAAATTCCAGCAGAAAGTTATGTTGGTTACGACTTGACGTATCAAACAAAAGAAGCAACACGCATTGCAGTTTTACCGGTTGGTTATTGGGATGGATTGAGCAGAAAACTTTCTAATAAAGGCGTGATACTCGTACACAACAAACAAGCGCCGATTATTGGCAGAGTTGCCATGAATCTCACCTGCATTAATATTACCGGCATCGATGCATCCATTGGCGATGAAGTAACGCTACTAGGAGCTGGCATAAGTGCTGACGATTTAGCCGCACAATGCGACACTATTAACTATGAAATAACCACACGCATCAATCCATTGTTACCGCGTATTATAAAACTATAA
- a CDS encoding APC family permease, protein MSISHTQEYKLSLPAAVLININIMLGAGIFINTPELAKQAGMLGAFNYLIVGVLMLPLILSIAQLLRLHPAGGFYTFAQKEINPFIGFLSGWSYFTSKLASSMLMIHVSVTLLQLIIPSIAWIHPFALDTMVVCLFSALNMLNMKAGSTIQTMFIGFKTIPIFFAILSGIFLFQTNNFIATTIMWDGIYTSLPLVIYAVIGFEAACSMSSKIKDAHKNAPLAVLISFGIVISIAFLYQALFYGALGTTLTHVDYRGAFPALLHALFGDSLLTHKLAGLLHIAIASSTLGAAYGIIFSNSWNLHILAQHHHIIGSRFFTKLNSNFIPFACVLVEGALCLMYLIISQGNHVPLQQIGALGCVIAYTLSVIALLHATRNNPATTIKRWIPMLGLVSCAILMTACINSFFVKGMSSLIVYSLLIAFGIGMYKITLQRAHKQ, encoded by the coding sequence ATGAGCATATCCCATACCCAAGAGTATAAATTATCACTTCCCGCAGCTGTTTTGATTAATATCAATATTATGCTTGGCGCAGGTATTTTTATCAATACACCAGAACTGGCAAAACAAGCTGGTATGCTCGGCGCTTTCAACTATCTTATTGTTGGCGTTCTCATGCTCCCGCTCATTCTTTCTATCGCACAATTATTGCGACTGCACCCAGCAGGTGGGTTTTATACCTTTGCACAAAAAGAAATCAATCCTTTTATTGGATTTTTAAGTGGTTGGAGCTACTTCACCTCAAAGTTGGCCTCTAGTATGCTGATGATCCACGTGTCAGTCACCTTGCTCCAGCTCATTATACCCAGCATTGCATGGATACATCCTTTTGCCCTCGACACCATGGTTGTCTGCCTTTTTTCTGCGCTCAATATGTTAAATATGAAAGCCGGTAGCACCATACAAACCATGTTTATTGGTTTTAAAACAATTCCAATATTCTTTGCGATTTTAAGCGGTATATTTTTGTTTCAAACGAATAATTTCATCGCCACGACAATCATGTGGGATGGCATCTATACGAGTTTACCTTTAGTGATTTATGCAGTCATTGGTTTTGAGGCTGCATGCTCCATGAGCAGTAAAATTAAAGATGCACACAAAAATGCACCGCTGGCAGTACTTATTTCTTTTGGCATTGTGATATCAATTGCTTTTTTATATCAGGCACTCTTTTATGGTGCACTCGGCACTACATTAACCCATGTAGATTATCGCGGAGCATTTCCCGCATTATTACATGCACTGTTTGGCGACTCCCTGCTCACCCATAAATTGGCAGGATTACTGCATATAGCCATTGCATCATCCACCTTGGGGGCTGCTTATGGCATCATCTTTAGCAACTCATGGAATTTGCACATCTTGGCACAACACCACCATATTATCGGTTCTCGATTCTTTACCAAACTCAATAGCAACTTCATTCCCTTTGCTTGCGTTTTGGTCGAAGGTGCGCTCTGCTTAATGTACTTGATAATAAGCCAAGGCAATCATGTCCCCTTACAACAAATTGGTGCCCTCGGATGCGTTATTGCCTACACCTTAAGCGTGATAGCACTCTTGCATGCAACACGCAATAATCCTGCTACGACCATCAAACGCTGGATTCCTATGCTTGGATTAGTAAGTTGTGCCATATTAATGACAGCATGCATCAATAGTTTTTTTGTGAAAGGAATGAGTTCACTCATTGTGTATTCATTGTTAATCGCGTTCGGCATTGGCATGTATAAAATTACTTTGCAGCGCGCACACAAACAATAA